A window of Candidatus Xiphinematobacter sp. Idaho Grape contains these coding sequences:
- the folP gene encoding dihydropteroate synthase: protein MSEIAPVLPSPEGIELWPSEEDEKITAESKKMGREFLLEARGARICWSGCPLVMGIVNLSSDSFSGDGLSEPTLALHYAQKIVAQGADIVDIGGESARTNRAPISEEEEIRRMMPFVEGFSEVVANSSGHSPLPLLSINTWRPNVARAILNCGGHILNDVGGLTTGKNASVCAETGAALVIMHSRGAPKVSHRHVHYSDIMRTLQSFFLKKIRMAEQSGVKRNSLLLDPGIDFAKQRNDNLTIYRKLRMLSSFFPLPLLLPVSRKSVIGEVLGLSKPCRRDAGTVSCVVAGLLRGAAIFRVHNVRAAVHTIRTIYPMLTEC, encoded by the coding sequence TTGTCAGAAATTGCTCCCGTTTTACCTTCCCCAGAAGGAATTGAGCTCTGGCCTAGTGAGGAGGATGAAAAAATTACTGCGGAGAGCAAGAAGATGGGAAGAGAGTTTCTACTCGAGGCGCGAGGAGCTAGGATTTGCTGGAGTGGATGCCCGTTGGTTATGGGCATAGTCAACTTAAGCAGTGACTCGTTTTCCGGCGATGGTTTATCCGAACCCACCTTGGCTCTCCATTATGCCCAGAAAATAGTTGCCCAAGGAGCAGATATCGTGGACATCGGAGGGGAAAGTGCTCGTACCAATCGGGCCCCAATTAGCGAGGAGGAAGAAATTCGAAGGATGATGCCCTTCGTAGAAGGCTTTAGCGAAGTAGTGGCCAACAGTAGTGGCCATTCTCCGCTACCCCTCCTGTCCATTAACACCTGGCGTCCTAATGTAGCGCGAGCCATTTTGAACTGCGGGGGACATATTCTTAATGACGTAGGTGGCCTTACTACAGGGAAAAACGCGTCTGTTTGTGCTGAGACGGGAGCTGCACTAGTAATTATGCATTCTAGAGGAGCGCCAAAAGTTTCTCATAGACATGTTCACTACTCTGATATCATGCGCACCTTGCAGAGTTTTTTTTTAAAAAAAATTCGTATGGCAGAACAGTCAGGTGTCAAAAGGAATAGTCTGCTTCTAGATCCTGGAATTGATTTTGCAAAACAGAGGAACGACAATTTGACCATCTACCGGAAGCTAAGAATGCTCAGCAGTTTTTTCCCTCTTCCTCTACTGCTTCCGGTTTCCCGTAAGAGCGTCATTGGAGAGGTATTAGGGCTTAGCAAGCCATGTCGGCGGGACGCCGGTACAGTTTCTTGCGTAGTGGCAGGCTTACTACGGGGAGCCGCCATTTTTCGGGTTCACAATGTGAGAGCTGCAGTCCATACCATCCGAACTATCTATCCTATGCTGACTGAATGCTAA
- a CDS encoding COX15/CtaA family protein: MNSISASKNRCLHLFASVATVCTFVLICSGGLVTSKGVGMSVPDWPTTYGYNMFLFPISRWTGGVLYEHTHRLLASAVGLLTFLLTACVLVVEKRRWVHIIAILSCISVIFQGILGGLRVTLNANLIGTLHGMVAQSFLGLLGILVVVTSAPFLSGEYTSFRVVKELKWVAMIVTGVIFAQLTVAAGMRHTHTGLSIPDFPTAYGKWWPPLDSASVARINNVRAVHGQAATSAAQIALQMAHRALAALTFAGVVVFAWLARHTHPLNQWGKIWMLLVGIQIGLGMWIIWSNKAADIATAHVSIGALAFFLGVQLTFRLFCAVDSPIRLLSEP; this comes from the coding sequence ATGAACTCCATCTCTGCTTCAAAGAATCGTTGTTTGCACCTCTTCGCAAGCGTAGCAACAGTTTGTACTTTTGTGCTGATTTGTAGCGGTGGACTAGTTACTTCTAAAGGCGTAGGAATGTCTGTCCCAGATTGGCCGACTACCTATGGATACAACATGTTTTTATTTCCCATCTCTCGGTGGACGGGGGGGGTACTGTATGAACACACCCATCGGCTTCTCGCCTCAGCAGTTGGACTACTCACCTTCTTGTTGACGGCCTGTGTTCTGGTTGTGGAAAAGCGCCGCTGGGTCCACATTATAGCCATCCTATCTTGTATCAGTGTAATTTTTCAAGGAATACTAGGAGGGCTTCGGGTTACCTTAAACGCGAACTTAATAGGCACTCTTCATGGGATGGTCGCACAATCCTTCCTAGGTCTTTTAGGTATCCTAGTAGTGGTAACAAGCGCCCCATTTCTCTCGGGGGAGTATACCAGTTTTCGCGTTGTCAAGGAACTGAAGTGGGTGGCTATGATAGTAACAGGGGTAATTTTTGCCCAGCTAACAGTAGCCGCTGGTATGCGTCACACCCACACTGGGCTTTCCATTCCAGACTTTCCCACCGCTTATGGAAAATGGTGGCCACCGCTAGACTCTGCTTCTGTTGCTCGAATTAATAATGTGCGTGCAGTGCATGGTCAGGCAGCTACCAGTGCAGCTCAGATTGCTCTTCAGATGGCGCATCGAGCTCTTGCTGCCCTTACGTTTGCAGGAGTAGTCGTGTTTGCATGGCTGGCTCGCCATACCCACCCACTTAACCAATGGGGAAAAATCTGGATGCTTTTAGTCGGTATCCAAATAGGGCTCGGGATGTGGATAATCTGGTCAAACAAGGCAGCAGATATTGCTACAGCACACGTGAGCATTGGG